From a region of the Oryza sativa Japonica Group chromosome 6, ASM3414082v1 genome:
- the LOC4341570 gene encoding peroxiredoxin-2E-1, chloroplastic — translation MAAAASTLASLSATAAAAAGKRLLLSSPSRSLSLSLASRGRIAVMPHLRAGILSAAPRRAVSASAPAAATIAVGDKLPDATLSYFDSPDGELKTVTVRDLTAGKKVVLFAVPGAFTPTCTQKHVPGFVAKAGELRAKGVDAVACVSVNDAFVMRAWKESLGVGDEVLLLSDGNGELARAMGVELDLSDKPAGLGVRSRRYALLAEDGVVKVLNLEEGGAFTTSSAEEMLKAL, via the coding sequence atggccgccgccgcctccaccctcgcctccctctccgccaccgcggccgcggccgccggcaagcgcctcctcctctcctccccctcccgctccctctccctctccctcgcctccCGCGGCCGCATCGCCGTCATGCCCCACCTCCGCGCTGGCATCCTCTCCGCCGCACCGAGGAGGGCGGTGTCGGCCTCGGCCCCGGCCGCGGCCACCATCGCGGTCGGGGACAAGCTCCCCGACGCGACGCTCTCCTACTTCGACTCGCCCGACGGGGAGCTGAAGACGGTGACCGTGCGCGACCTCACCGCCGGGAAGAAGGTGGTCCTCTTCGCGGTCCCCGGCGCGTTCACCCCGACCTGCACGCAGAAGCACGTCCCGGGGTTCGTCGCCAAGGCCGGGGAGCTCCGCGCCAAGGGGGTCGACGCCGTGGCCTGCGTCTCCGTCAACGACGCGTTCGTGATGCGGGCGTGGAAGGAGAgcctcggcgtcggcgacgaggtgctcctcctctccgacggcaacggcgagctCGCCCGCGCCATGGGCGTCGAGCTCGACCTCTCCGACAAGCCCGCCGGCCTCGGCGTGCGGTCCCGCCGCTACGCGCTCCtggcggaggacggcgtcgtcAAGGTGCTCAAcctcgaggagggcggcgccttCACCACCAGCAGCGCCGAGGAGATGCTCAAGGCGCTCTGA
- the LOC4341571 gene encoding probable glucomannan 4-beta-mannosyltransferase 9, translated as MAAAGAVLPEQIAAMWEQVKAPVVVPLLRLSVAACLAMSVMLFVEKVYMSVVLVGVHLFGRRPDRRYRCDPIVAAGADNDDPELADANAAFPMVLIQIPMYNEREVYKLSIGAACGLSWPSDRVIVQVLDDSTDPVIKEMVQVECKRWESKGVRIKYEIRDNRVGYKAGALREGMKHGYVRDCDYVAIFDADFQPDPDFLARTIPFLVHNPDIALVQARWKFVNANECLMTRMQEMSLDYHFKVEQEVGSSTHAFFGFNGTAGVWRISAMNEAGGWKDRTTVEDMDLAVRAGLKGWKFVYLGDLMVKSELPSTFKAFRYQQHRWSCGPANLFRKMLVEIATNKKVTLWKKIYVIYNFFLVRKIIGHIVTFVFYCLVVPATVLIPEVEIPRWGYVYLPSIVTILNSIGTPRSLHLLIFWVLFENVMSLHRTKATLIGLLETGRVNEWVVTEKLGDALKLKLPGKAFRRPRMRIGDRVNALELGFSAYLSFCGCYDIAYGKGYYSLFLFLQSITFFIIGVGYVGTIVPH; from the exons atggcggcggcgggggcggtgtTGCCGGAGCAGATCGCGGCGATGTGGGAGCAGGTGAaggcgccggtggtggtgcCGCTGCTGCGGCTGTCCGTGGCGGCGTGCCTCGCCATGTCCGTGATGCTGTTCGTGGAGAAGGTGTACATGTCGGtggtcctcgtcggcgtccaccTGTTCGGCCGCCGCCCCGACCGCCGCTACCGGTGCGaccccatcgtcgccgccggcgccgacaatGACGACCCCGAGCTCGCCGACGCCAACGCCGCCTTCCCCATGGTCCTCATCCAGATCCCCATGTACAACGAGCGCGAG GTGTACAAGCTGTCGATCGGGGCAGCGTGCGGGCTATCGTGGCCGTCGGATCGGGTGATCGTGCAGGTGCTCGACGACTCCACTGACCCCGTCATCAAG GAGATGGTGCAGGTGGAGTGCAAGAGGTGGGAGAGCAAGGGGGTGAGGATAAAGTACGAGATCAGGGACAACAGGGTGGGGTACAAGGCCGGGGCACTGAGGGAAGGCATGAAGCACGGCTACGTCCGCGACTGCGACTACGTGGCCATCTTCGACGCCGACTTCCAGCCCGACCCCGACTTCCTCGCCCGCACCATCCCCTTCCTCGTCCACAACCCCGACATCGCCCTCGTCCAGGCCCGCTGGAAGTTCG TGAATGCAAATGAATGCCTGATGACAAGGATGCAGGAGATGTCCTTGGATTACCACTTCAAAGTAGAGCAAGAAGTGGGTTCCTCCACACACGCCTTCTTTGGCTTCAATG GGACTGCTGGTGTGTGGCGCATATCTGCGATGAACGAGGCAGGAGGCTGGAAGGACAGGACAACAGTTGAAGACATGGATTTGGCAGTCAGAGCAGGCCTCAAGGGATGGAAGTTTGTCTACCTTGGTGATCTCATG GTGAAAAGTGAACTTCCAAGTACATTCAAAGCATTCCGGTATCAACAACACAGATGGTCCTGCGGACCGGCAAACCTGTTCAGGAAAATGTTGGTGGAGATTGCCACAAACAAG AAAGTGACATTGTGGAAGAAGATCTATGTGATCTACAACTTCTTTTTGGTGCGCAAGATTATTGGACACATTGTGACCTTTGTGTTTTACTGCCTTGTTGTCCCGGCAACGGTTTTAATTCCAGAAGTTGAGATACCAAGGTGGGGTTACGTCTATTTGCCATCCATCGTCACCATTCTCAATTCTATTGGGACTCCAAG GTCATTGCACTTACTTATCTTTTGGGTCCTCTTCGAGAATGTTATGTCACTGCATAGAACAAAGGCCACGCTGATCGGCCTGTTAGAGACAGGCAGGGTGAATGAATGGGTGGTGACCGAAAAGCTTGGCGATGCTCTGAAATTAAAATTGCCAGGTAAAGCATTCAGGAGGCCGCGCATGAGGATAGGAGACAG GGTGAATGCATTGGAGCTTGGTTTTTCAGCCTACCTGTCCTTCTGTGGATGCTATGATATTGCCTATGGGAAGGGCTATTACAGTCTCTTCCTTTTTCTCCAATCCATCACCTTTTTCATCATCGGTGTGGGCTATGTGGGGACAATTGTCCCGCACTGA
- the LOC4341572 gene encoding pentatricopeptide repeat-containing protein At4g16470 translates to MGSVGLARMLRSLCVAGDLARAVGLLWRSTVCPGEGTYALLLQECVNRRDARMGKRIHARMVSVGFGGGVYIVTKLLIFYVKIGELGVARKVFDGMPQRSVVAWNAMISGCARGGAEARAVEMFGSMRAEGMRPDQFTFASVLCACARLAALEHGRRVHGVMVKSRVGGGNVFVDSALVDMYLKCSSPEEARRAFAAAPARNVTMWTAVISGHGQHGRAAEALALFDRMTRVDGLRPNDVTFLAVLSACAHAGLVGEGLRHLSSMSSGYGLTPRGEHYAAAVDMLARVGRLGDAYELVKNLPDCQEHSVVWGALLGAGRKHGDVRLVELAARRFFRLQPGNAGKYVVLANAYAAREMWGSVAGAHEAMRSLGIKKDPAWSAVEVRGKRHTFLAGDSYHDERSAIYAACNALAAAVAEQSVPPVMDGDDASHCS, encoded by the coding sequence ATGGGCTCCGTTGGCTTGGCGCGAATGCTGAGGTCGCTGTGCGTCGCCGGCGATCTCGCTAGGGCGGTGGGTCTCCTGTGGCGGAGTACGGTGTGCCCCGGTGAGGGGACCTACGCGCTTCTGCTGCAGGAATGCGTGAACCGGCGGGACGCGAGGATGGGGAAGAGGATCCACGCGCGCATGGTGTCGGTGGGGTTTGGCGGCGGCGTCTACATCGTCACCAAGCTGCTGATCTTTTACGTCAAGATCGGTGAGCTTGGTGTTGCGCGGaaggtgttcgacggaatgccgCAGAGGAGCGTCGTGGCGTGGAACGCCATGATATCCgggtgcgcgcgcggcggcgcggaggcgcggGCGGTGGAGATGTTTGGGTCGATGCGGGCGGAGGGGATGAGGCCGGACCAGTTCACGTTCGCGTCGGTGCTCTGCGCGTGCGCGAGGCTGGCCGCGCTGGAGCACGGCCGGCGCGTGCACGGCGTCATGGTCAAGtcgcgcgtcggcggcggcaacgtcTTCGTCGACAGCGCGCTCGTCGACATGTACCTCAAGTGCAGCAGCCCCGAGGAGGCGCGCCGGGcgttcgcggcggcgccggcgcggaacGTCACCATGTGGACCGCCGTCATCTCCGGGCACGGCCAGCACGGGCGCGCCGCGGAGGCGCTGGCGCTGTTCGACCGGATGACGCGGGTGGACGGGCTCCGGCCGAACGACGTCACGTTCCTCGCCGTGCTCTCGGCGTGCGCGCACGCCGGGCTCGTCGGCGAGGGTCTGCGCCACCTCTCGTCCATGTCGTCGGGCTACGGCCTCACGCCGAGGGGCGAGCACTACGCGGCGGCGGTCGACATGCTCGCCAGGGTCGGCCGGCTCGGCGACGCCTACGAGCTCGTCAAGAACCTGCCGGACTGCCAGGAGCACTCGGTGGTCTGGGGCGCGCTGCTCGGCGCCGGCAGGAAGCACGGCGACGTGAGGCTGGTCgagctcgccgcgcgccgcttcTTCCGGCTGCAGCCGGGGAACGCCGGCAAGTACGTCGTCCTGGCGAACGCGTACGCCGCGCGCGAGATGTGGGGCAGCGTCGCCGGCGCGCACGAGGCGATGCGGTCGCTGGGAATCAAGAAGGATCCGGCCTGGAGCGCCGTCGAGGTCCGGGGCAAAAGGCACACCTTCCTCGCCGGCGACTCGTACCACGACGAGCGCTCGGCGATATACGCGGCCTGCAACGcgttggccgccgccgtcgccgagcagTCCGTGCCTCCGGTTATGGATGGAGATGATGCCAGCCATTGCAGCTGA